In Prevotella sp. oral taxon 475, one DNA window encodes the following:
- a CDS encoding translocation/assembly module TamB domain-containing protein, protein MKKYIRRALLALTIPFTLLVILIVLLYLPPIQNWAVRKAAIYASEKTGMQVSVEHVGLSFPIHLRLKGVLAVLPNDSLPQRPDTVARVSNIVADVQLLPLINGRVEVDELRLHHIHLNTSHLVHEARVSGRVDELLVRARGIDLKSKTLRVNLARLSGANIAVELSDTVPPDTSKSEVMWKIKVDQLQINRSTATLHTAGDSLRLQARMERLTAFQGVFDLHQNSYRLHRLDWQGGHLAYDRPLEPRTRRWDGNHLQLNDLLLGIDSFAFAQSRLNLQVRVCAFREPHGLHITQLGADVTLDSTRLHLSRLEVRTPESRLTARFDMDLNTFDKTNPGRLNLTLHGSLGKQDLIRLLGSQAQGFRRSLPNAPLAIDAVACGNLQRISIAGLHLRWPTAVKLHAQGFIEHPTETKHRRAELSLQAQTYNLGFAAMLLPHELQKRLRIPQNISAKAQLKMLGETYSARLALRHSRGLLQASAAFRTNPLVYSARIRAHRWEVQHFLPGMGLHPFTGEVEARGAGTDFLSPHTRLEARTRIDRFRFGGYDLDHITARAHVRNGQLEALLKSSNPLLQGSISLTGQTDGRQLKAHVNGGFDRLDLFRLRLLDQDVRMAFHVNLDVESNDKDFYKLQGRMNDITLLDSSKTYRLGAINANLFTRRDTTHAAMTCGDFELRVNSQGGYAYIYNKGVRLWRELRHQLLTKHLDESRLRQRLPLAAVYLKCGRENIFMRVLRKYGFQVGDALVDLKSSPVAGLNGNVALHSLLADSIQLDTIRLRVYSDNAKIAYAAQVRNNKKNPQYVFNALLDGALEESGTYLRTNIYDANNRLGISLGLRATMEDRGIRLSILGSQPILGYKRFAANDSNYVFLGNDRRLRADLRLRADDGTGIQLLTNNDNTEALQDLTLSLNHLNLERLFSVLPYTPEVSGTLNGDFHIIQTHDEVSVSSAVSISDLAYQRSAMGNISTEFVYMPKADGGHYIDGVLMKDQVEVGRLSGVYNSRKGGTIDATLAMDRLPMSLVNGFIPRHLLGFKGYAEGEVAIKGTLARPQVNGEVYLDSTYMFSEPYGVSLRFANDPVRIVNSHLLFENFEVYAYNDSPLNVSGSFNFSDPSRMMMDVRMRATNYEIINARENYRSEVYGKVFVNFFGAMRGEVSSLQLRGKLDVLDATDMTYVLRDSPLSTDNQLEELVSFVDFSDHEAETVDRPPLTGFNMDLGLSIDANAHILCALNADKSNYIDLMGGGDLLMRYNAVDNLLLTGRYTLNNGEMKYSLPVIPLKTFTIKDGSYIEFTGNPMNPRLNITATETTKASVSTNGRDGRIVDFECGVVVTKTLKNMGLQFTIDAPQDMTISNQLNTMGIDERGKLAVTMLTTGMYLADGNTSGFSMNNALSAFLQSQINNITGNALRTLDLSFGLDNVTDASGNMHTDYSFKFAKRLWNNRVRIILGGKVSSGADVPSTNNTFFNNVSLEYRLNQGSTRYLQAFYNRDSYDWLEGDIGKYGVGFIWRRKLYRFRDIFRLKNPEEIIIPPTDSIKK, encoded by the coding sequence ATGAAAAAATATATCCGCCGGGCCCTGCTTGCCCTCACCATTCCCTTCACGCTGCTGGTGATACTTATCGTTTTGCTCTATCTCCCTCCCATTCAGAATTGGGCAGTGCGGAAGGCAGCAATTTATGCCTCGGAGAAGACGGGGATGCAAGTGAGCGTTGAGCACGTCGGACTCAGTTTCCCAATCCACTTAAGGTTAAAAGGCGTGCTAGCCGTTCTACCCAACGACTCGCTGCCGCAACGCCCTGACACGGTGGCCCGAGTGAGTAACATCGTAGCCGACGTGCAACTGTTACCCCTGATAAACGGGCGGGTGGAAGTGGACGAACTCCGCCTGCACCACATTCATCTCAACACATCTCATCTTGTTCACGAGGCACGGGTGAGCGGACGGGTGGACGAACTCTTAGTGCGCGCCCGCGGTATCGATCTCAAAAGCAAAACCCTGCGTGTGAACTTAGCTCGGCTCTCGGGAGCCAACATCGCCGTGGAACTCTCAGACACAGTTCCACCTGACACTTCAAAGAGCGAAGTAATGTGGAAAATCAAGGTCGACCAACTGCAAATCAATCGTTCCACAGCCACACTTCATACCGCCGGCGACAGTCTCCGTCTTCAGGCTCGGATGGAACGACTCACAGCCTTTCAAGGAGTCTTCGACCTGCACCAAAACAGCTACCGTCTACACCGCCTCGACTGGCAGGGTGGACATCTTGCCTATGACCGTCCTCTCGAACCACGCACAAGAAGATGGGACGGGAATCATCTCCAACTCAACGATCTACTTCTTGGTATCGACTCCTTCGCCTTCGCCCAGTCCCGACTCAACCTACAAGTTCGCGTCTGCGCCTTCCGCGAGCCTCACGGACTGCACATCACTCAGCTCGGTGCAGACGTGACCCTCGATTCCACCCGCCTTCATCTATCCCGTCTTGAGGTCCGCACCCCTGAATCCCGTCTAACGGCACGGTTCGACATGGATCTCAATACCTTTGACAAGACAAATCCCGGTAGACTAAACCTCACACTACACGGATCGCTTGGGAAGCAAGACCTCATTCGACTCCTTGGCTCCCAAGCTCAGGGATTCCGCCGATCGCTGCCCAACGCTCCCCTCGCCATCGATGCTGTGGCTTGCGGAAATCTACAACGCATCTCCATCGCCGGGCTCCATCTCAGATGGCCCACCGCCGTGAAGCTCCATGCCCAAGGATTCATCGAGCATCCCACTGAAACGAAACACCGACGCGCAGAACTCTCCCTCCAGGCTCAAACCTACAACCTGGGTTTTGCTGCCATGTTGCTCCCGCACGAACTGCAAAAACGCCTGCGCATCCCGCAGAACATCTCCGCCAAGGCTCAGCTGAAAATGCTCGGCGAGACTTATTCCGCCCGGCTCGCCCTACGTCACAGTCGAGGTCTCTTGCAAGCCTCAGCCGCTTTTCGGACGAACCCTCTCGTCTATTCGGCCCGCATCCGGGCACATCGCTGGGAGGTGCAACACTTTCTACCGGGAATGGGCTTGCATCCTTTCACCGGCGAAGTGGAAGCTCGCGGTGCAGGCACAGACTTCCTTTCACCTCACACTCGATTAGAGGCTCGTACACGGATCGACCGGTTCCGATTCGGCGGCTATGACCTTGACCACATCACCGCCCGTGCTCACGTAAGAAACGGACAGCTCGAGGCCTTGCTCAAGAGCTCGAATCCGTTGCTCCAAGGCTCTATCTCGCTCACAGGACAGACTGACGGCCGACAACTAAAAGCACACGTGAACGGAGGATTCGACCGACTCGATCTCTTCCGCCTCCGCCTGCTTGATCAAGATGTTAGAATGGCTTTCCACGTCAACTTAGATGTAGAGAGCAACGATAAAGACTTTTACAAGCTGCAAGGTAGGATGAACGACATCACGCTCCTCGACTCAAGCAAAACCTATCGTCTCGGAGCCATCAATGCCAACCTATTCACCCGTCGCGACACGACGCACGCTGCTATGACCTGCGGCGACTTCGAACTCCGCGTCAACAGTCAGGGGGGCTATGCCTATATATATAATAAAGGTGTCAGACTATGGCGAGAACTCCGCCACCAACTCCTCACCAAGCACCTCGACGAGAGCAGACTGCGGCAACGACTACCACTGGCGGCCGTCTATCTGAAGTGCGGACGGGAAAATATTTTCATGCGTGTGCTGCGGAAATATGGTTTCCAGGTGGGCGATGCGCTCGTCGACCTGAAATCATCGCCCGTGGCAGGACTGAACGGAAACGTGGCTCTCCATTCGTTGCTGGCCGACAGCATTCAGCTCGATACCATTCGGCTACGAGTGTATTCAGACAATGCCAAGATTGCCTACGCCGCGCAGGTGCGAAACAACAAGAAAAATCCCCAATACGTCTTCAATGCTCTCTTGGACGGAGCCCTCGAGGAAAGCGGAACCTATCTGCGAACCAACATCTATGATGCCAACAACCGATTGGGCATTTCTCTGGGTCTACGCGCCACGATGGAAGATCGTGGTATACGGCTCAGCATCTTGGGCAGTCAGCCCATCCTGGGATACAAGCGGTTTGCGGCAAACGACAGCAACTACGTCTTCCTGGGCAACGACCGCCGCCTGCGGGCCGACCTCCGTCTGCGGGCCGACGACGGAACCGGCATTCAACTTCTCACCAACAACGACAACACCGAGGCACTGCAAGACCTCACGCTCTCGCTTAATCATTTGAATCTCGAGCGGCTCTTCTCCGTGCTGCCCTACACGCCCGAGGTGTCGGGAACGCTCAACGGCGACTTCCACATCATCCAAACTCACGACGAAGTTTCTGTCTCCTCGGCCGTCTCGATCTCCGACCTGGCCTACCAGCGTAGTGCCATGGGCAACATCAGCACCGAATTCGTCTACATGCCCAAGGCCGACGGCGGGCATTACATCGACGGCGTGCTCATGAAAGATCAAGTGGAAGTGGGCCGACTCTCGGGCGTATACAACTCGCGAAAGGGAGGAACGATCGATGCCACCCTGGCTATGGACCGACTACCGATGTCGCTTGTCAACGGATTCATTCCCCGCCACCTCCTTGGCTTCAAAGGTTATGCCGAGGGCGAAGTGGCCATCAAAGGAACGCTGGCCCGCCCGCAGGTGAACGGCGAAGTATATCTCGATTCCACCTACATGTTCAGCGAGCCCTACGGCGTATCCCTACGATTTGCCAACGACCCCGTGCGCATCGTCAACAGTCATCTGCTATTCGAGAACTTCGAGGTATATGCCTACAACGACAGTCCGCTCAACGTCTCGGGCTCGTTCAACTTCTCCGATCCCTCGCGCATGATGATGGACGTAAGGATGCGCGCCACGAACTACGAAATCATCAACGCCCGGGAGAACTACCGCTCCGAGGTATACGGGAAAGTGTTTGTCAACTTCTTCGGAGCCATGCGGGGCGAAGTGAGCAGTCTGCAACTGCGGGGCAAGCTCGACGTGCTCGATGCCACCGACATGACCTACGTTCTGCGCGACTCGCCCCTCTCGACCGACAATCAGCTCGAAGAGCTCGTTTCCTTCGTCGACTTCTCCGACCACGAGGCCGAAACCGTCGATCGTCCGCCGCTCACCGGATTCAACATGGACCTGGGCCTCAGCATCGACGCCAATGCCCACATCCTCTGTGCGCTCAACGCCGACAAGTCCAACTACATCGACCTCATGGGCGGCGGCGATCTGCTCATGCGCTACAACGCCGTAGACAATCTGCTGCTCACCGGGCGATATACCCTCAACAACGGTGAAATGAAATACTCGCTACCCGTCATCCCCCTGAAAACCTTCACCATCAAAGACGGCAGCTATATCGAGTTCACCGGCAACCCGATGAACCCGCGGCTCAACATCACGGCCACCGAAACCACCAAGGCCTCCGTCTCGACCAACGGGCGCGATGGGCGTATCGTCGACTTCGAATGCGGCGTCGTCGTTACCAAAACCCTCAAAAACATGGGGCTCCAATTCACCATCGACGCCCCGCAAGATATGACCATCAGCAACCAGCTCAACACCATGGGTATCGACGAACGCGGAAAACTGGCCGTCACCATGCTCACCACCGGCATGTATCTGGCCGACGGAAACACCAGCGGATTCTCGATGAACAACGCCCTGAGTGCCTTCCTCCAAAGTCAGATCAACAACATCACCGGCAACGCCCTGCGAACGCTCGACCTGAGCTTCGGACTCGACAACGTGACCGACGCCAGCGGAAACATGCACACCGACTATTCTTTCAAATTCGCCAAACGGCTTTGGAACAATCGCGTGCGCATCATCCTCGGCGGAAAGGTGTCCTCGGGTGCAGACGTGCCCAGCACCAACAATACGTTCTTCAACAACGTCTCGCTCGAATATCGCCTCAACCAAGGTTCCACCCGCTACCTCCAGGCCTTCTACAACCGCGACAGCTACGACTGGCTTGAGGGCGACATCGGCAAATACGGCGTGGGATTCATCTGGCGACGCAAGCTGTATCGCTTCCGCGACATCTTCCGCCTCAAAAATCCCGAAGAAATCATCATCCCACCCACCGATTCGATCAAAAAATAA